The Candida orthopsilosis Co 90-125, chromosome 7 draft sequence genome has a window encoding:
- a CDS encoding intranuclear transport and DNA replication mediator, whose product MGKRKAKTQELEKRKKIKQAQDAQLSTGLFNGDIDEETYVNGHDWENEEQDYELRPRKMKEKHLIEASLPIKREDGRIERVMREVEEKEEEEEEEEEEQARQEEQQKQQEQQEQGQQEEDEDAHLSPREKLIKTKEEIAELGSKLIENPEENIACLTRLRKMSESKNFMTSQLAIMALLPIFKSLAPSYRIRSLTDAEKREKVSRDVARLRQYEQTLVVNYKAYLDLLSTCSKISYSNSANNDKITTDQLKRGNLALKAATELCTSSLRHFNYRKELFTILIKRLNRKPAFEQDVPVFIKSVRALETLLKDDEEHGDITVDIITILTKTIRDKKYRVDESVVNILLSASLLADYSPNDDEDKPKIKMKKKDRVHLSKKERKNRKERKEIEEEIRQAQQAITVEQREKYQAQVLKMILMCYLEILKASQDDETQEGQNALPLIGSALRGLCKIAHLINVDLVADVFLTVRGIMMDIIEEFNTKMLGDCIHALLNTGNRRQQTVSEPTEISQLLQSMKLHTPEIATLRLIYEFISRYGDKREDESWEDVLLDSHYCPMVKELKKQR is encoded by the coding sequence ATGGGTAAAAGAAAGGCCAAGACACAGGAGCTtgagaagagaaagaaaataaaacaagCCCAGGACGCCCAACTTTCAACTGGTTTATTCAATGGAGATATCGACGAGGAGACGTATGTCAATGGTCATGATTGGGAGAATGAAGAACAGGACTATGAATTAAGGCCGAGAAAGATGAAAGAGAAACATCTTATTGAAGCATCATTACCAATCAAAAGAGAAGATGGCAGAATAGAGAGAGTCATGAGGGAAGTCgaggaaaaagaagaggaggaagaagaagaagaagaagagcaaGCGAGACAAGaggaacaacaaaagcaacaGGAGCAACAGGAGCAAGGGCAACAGGAGGAGGATGAAGACGCACACCTCTCACcaagagaaaaattgatcaaaacaAAGGAAGAGATTGCTGAGCTtggttcaaaattgatcGAAAATCCTGAAGAAAATATTGCCTGTTTAACTCGTTTACGCAAAATGAGTGAATCAAAAAACTTCATGACTTCACAATTGGCAATAATGGCTCTTTTacccattttcaaatcattggCGCCATCATACAGGATAAGATCATTGACTGACGCtgaaaagagagaaaaagtGAGTCGAGATGTGGCAAGATTACGTCAATATGAGCAAACCTTGGTTGTCAACTATAAAGCTTACCTTGATTTACTTTCTACATGCTCGAAAATCTCCTACTCCAACTCAGCTAATAACGACAAAATAACCACcgatcaattgaagaggGGTAATCTAGCGTTGAAAGCTGCCACCGAATTGTGCACATCGTCGTTAAGACATTTCAACTACAGAAAAGAGTTGTTTACaatattgatcaaaagaCTCAATCGAAAACCAGCATTTGAACAAGACGTTCCAGTGTTTATCAAGTCGGTGCGTGCATTGGAGACATTACttaaagatgatgaagaacaTGGAGATATTACAGTGGACATTATAACCATCTTGACGAAAACCATCAGAGACAAGAAATACCGGGTTGATGAGTCTGTCGTCAACATTCTTTTATCAGCTTCGTTATTGGCAGACTATTCCCCCAACGACGATGAAGACAAACCAAAgataaaaatgaaaaagaaagatcGGGTgcatttatcaaaaaaggAGAGAAAGAATAGAAAGGAACGTAAAGAGATTGAGGAGGAAATTCGCCAAGCACAGCAAGCAATCACCGTTGAACAACGTGAGAAATATCAAGCCcaagtgttgaaaatgattcTTATGTGctatttggaaattttaAAAGCTAGtcaagatgatgaaactCAAGAAGGACAAAACGCGTTGCCTTTAATTGGGAGTGCATTGAGAGGATTATGCAAGATTGCccatttgatcaatgtcGATTTAGTTGCCGATGTATTTTTGACAGTTAGAGGAATCATGATGGATATAATTGAGGaattcaacaccaaaatgCTAGGGGATTGCATACATGCTCTTTTGAATACTGGAAACCGAAGACAACAAACAGTACTGGAGCCCACTGAAATACTGCAGTTGTTACAATCAATGAAGTTGCACACTCCAGAAATTGCAACATTGCGGTTGATATACGAATTTATAAGTCGCTATGGTGATAAAAGAGAGGACGAGTCATGGGAAGATGTATTGTTGGATAGTCATTATTGTCCAATGGTGaaagagttgaagaaaCAGAGGTGA
- a CDS encoding Erg5 C-22 sterol desaturase, producing the protein MDSFNQTVGLAGSSHTNQVYNFLTSNKQINYVYQLYLSASWVQIVIASVVLVLSYDQIKYQLNKGSIAGPKLKIWPIIGPFLESLDPKFEEYKAKWDSGALSCVSIFHKFVVIASTRDLARKILSSPKYVKPCVVDVAIKILRPTNWVFLDGKEHTDYRRSLNGLFSQKALEVYIPVQEKYMDIYLEKYLNYNGPRKFFPEFRELLCALSLRTFCGDYITEDQISLIADNYFRITAALELVNFPIIIPYTKTWYGKKIADDTMKIFEKCASMAKEHIGHGGKPTCVMDEWIYLMKEAKDKHLDDPESKLLIREFSNREISETIFTFLFASQDASSSLACWLFQIVADRPDVVEKIREEQSRVRNGDINVKLDLELIQKMKYTNNTVRETLRYRPPVLMVPYVVKKNFPITDSYTAPKGSMVIPTLYPALHDPEVFEDAESFIPERWENPTGDMDKRNWLPFGVGPHVCLGQKYVLMLFTGMLGKFLMGADLVHHKTDLSEEIKVFATIFPKDDLILEFRRRETV; encoded by the coding sequence ATGGATAGCTTTAATCAAACAGTTGGCTTGGCTGGGTCGAGCCACACCAATCAAGTTTACAACTTTCTAACATCAAATAAGCAAATTAACTACGTTTATCAATTATATTTGTCAGCTTCATGGGTTCAAATCGTCATTGCATCTGTTGTATTAGTCTTATCATatgatcaaatcaagtaTCAGTTAAACAAAGGTTCAATTGCTGGtcccaaattgaaaatctGGCCGATTATTGGTCCATTTTTGGAATCATTGGACCCTAAGTTTGAAGAGTACAAGGCTAAATGGGATAGTGGTGCTTTGAGTTGTGTTTCCATCTTTCACAagtttgttgttattgCGTCGACAAGAGACTTGGCTAGAAAGATTTTGTCGTCACCAAAATATGTCAAACcttgtgttgttgatgttgcaaTCAAGATTTTAAGACCAACCAATTGGGTTTTCCTTGATGGTAAGGAACATACTGATTATCGTAGATCATTAAATGGTCTTTTTTCACAAAAGGCATTGGAAGTTTATATTCCAGTTCAAGAGAAATATATGGATATCTatcttgaaaaatatttAAACTACAATGGTCCCAGAAAATTCTTTCCCGAATTTAGAGAATTACTTTGTGCTTTATCATTGAGGACATTTTGTGGTGACTACATCACTGAAGATCAAATTTCATTAATTGCTGATAATTATTTTAGAATCACTGCGGCTTTGGAATTGGTTAATTTCCCCATTATTATCCCATACACCAAGACCTGGTACGGTAAAAAGATTGCTGATGATACCATGaagatttttgaaaaatgcgCCTCCATGGCAAAAGAACATATTGGCCACGGTGGTAAACCAACTTGTGTTATGGATGAATGGATTTACTTGATGAAGGAAGCTAAAGATAAACATTTGGATGATCCTGAatcaaagttgttgattagAGAGTTTTCCAATAGAGAAATTAGTGAAACTATTTTCACCTTTTTATTTGCCAGTCAAGACGCTTCCAGTTCGTTGGCATGTTGgcttttccaaattgttgCTGATAGACcagatgttgttgaaaagattaGAGAAGAACAATCGAGAGTAAGAAATGGCGACATTAATgtcaaattggatttggaattgattcaaaaaatgaaGTACACCAACAATACCGTTAGAGAAACACTTAGATACAGACCACCAGTCTTGATGGTGCCATACGTTGTTAAAAAAAACTTTCCAATAACTGATTCTTATACAGCCCCAAAAGGTTCAATGGTCATCCCTACATTATATCCTGCATTACATGATCCTGAAGTTTTCGAAGATGCCGAAAGTTTTATTCCTGAGCGTTGGGAAAACCCTACTGGGGACATGGACAAACGTAACTGGTTACCTTTCGGTGTTGGACCTCATGTTTGTCTTGGTCAAAAGTACgttttgatgttgttcACTGGTATGCTTGGTAAATTCCTTATGGGAGCTGACTTGGTGCACCACAAGACTGATTTGAGTGAGGAAATTAAAGTGTTTGCTACCATTTTCCCAAAGGATGACTTGATTCTTGAGTTCAGGAGGAGAGAGACTGTTTAA
- a CDS encoding Taf19 TFIID subunit, with amino-acid sequence MFEPNLPTNDATNINSNVSNQSNQQNTELEQQLPPILYPKRKRKRQLFTKDIENLLYAMGDRPYSLDSTVSALEDILVDFISRLSHTMVNYASSQGRNRIKLNDLAFALRNDPLKLGRMLYILEQSHKIERAKKLFDEEQGGPDKKRDMFGKIGDDDEDEDDGDSDGEGREGNGVGGDGNGGNTTGKKKKKVELDENGKPKKRKYKKRKLEDGSTKGTTG; translated from the coding sequence ATGTTTGAGCCAAACCTCCCTACAAATGATGCAACCAATATAAACTCCAATGTATCTAATCAATCCAATCAACAGAACACAGAGCTAGAACAACAACTTCCACCAATTCTCTACCCCAAACGCAAGCGCAAACGTCAACTATTCACAAAGGACATTGAAAATCTACTATACGCAATGGGGGACAGGCCGTATTCATTAGACTCAACTGTCTCAGCCCTAGAAGATATACTAGTCGACTTCATCTCACGGTTATCCCACACAATGGTTAATTACGCATCTTCACAAGGTCGTAATAGaattaaattgaatgatttggCATTTGCGTTACGTAATGATCCGTTAAAGTTGGGTCGAATGTTGTATATATTAGAGCAGAGCCATAAGATTGAAAGAGCTAAAaagttgtttgatgaagagcAAGGAGGACCGGATAAGAAAAGGGATATGTTTGGTAAAATCggcgatgatgatgaagatgaagacgaTGGGGATAGTGATGGTGAAGGTAGAGAAGGCAACGGTGTTGGTGGAGACGGCAATGGTGGTAATACAACtggaaagaaaaagaagaaggttgaattggatgaaaatggtaagccaaaaaaaaggaaatataaaaaaagaaaacttgAAGATGGTTCTACGAAAGGGACAACCGGATAG